The nucleotide sequence TGCAGCGCGAGCCTGAAGAAGTCCGGCTCCTCCTACGCCGACGCCTACCTCTCCCTCCAGGTCGACCTGCACAAGAAGACGGACCCGGGGCCCGAGTTCACGGCCACCTGGAAGAACTACGACGAGAGCCACTCCGGTTACGACGTCGGCCCGGTCGAGGACATCGGCGACGAGGCCTACCTGGTCACCCGCGACACCACCAGCGGCACGTCCAGCGGCTCCCGCTACGCCACCCTGGCGGTCCGCGACGGCTGGGTCACCTACACCATGAGCTACAGCGCCTACCTCAGCTCCTACGACCCGGACAAGGACCCGCCGAAGATCGACGAGATCTCGGACTGGCTGAAGACGGACACCCGCAACACGCTGGACCGGCTGAAGGACTGACAGGCTGAAGGACTGAAGGACTGAGGGGGGCGCCGGTCACCGCTCCTCCGCCGCGCCGGACGCCGAGCTCGGGCAGACTTCCTGTCATGTCCACCTACTCCGCGCCCGACGGCACCCGGCTGGCCTTGCGCGTCCACGGCGAAGGGGACGGCGACCCGGTCGTCTGCGTCCCCGGCGGCCCGACGGACTCCCGCTACCTGGGCGACCTCGGCGGGCTGTCCGGGCGCCGACGGCTGGCCGTCCCCGACCTGCGCGGCACCGGCCGGTCCGCGATCCCCGACGACCCGGCCTCCTACCGCTGCGACCGGCTCGTCGACGACATCGAGGCCCTGCGCCTCCACCTCGGCCTGGACCGGATCGACCTGCTCGGCCACTCCGCCGGCGCGAACATCGTCACGCAGTACGCGGCCCGACACCCGCACCGGCTGCGCCGCCTCGCCCTGATCGGGCCCGGCACCCGAGCGGTCGGCCTGGACGTCACGGGCGAGACCCGGCGCCGGGCCGCCCGGCTCCGCGAGGGCGAGCCATGGTTCCCGGCGGCGTTCGCCGCGCTGGAGGCGATCACCGAGGGCACCGGCACGGACTGGGACGCCATCAGCCCCTTCTTCTACGGCCGTTGGGACAACGCCGCCGAGCGCCACCACGCGGACAGCCGCCCGGCCGACACGGAAGCCGTCGCCCGCTTCGGGGAGAAGGGCGCCTTCGACCCGCCGGCCACCCGTGCGGCGCTCGCCGGTGTCACGGCTCCCGTGCTGCTGCTCACCGGGGAGTTCGACCTGAACAGCCCGCCCGAGGTCGTCGCCGGACTCGCCGACCTCTTCCCCGACGCCGAGCTGGTCGTCCAGAGCGGGGCCGGGCACTACCCCTGGCTCGACGACCC is from Streptomyces seoulensis and encodes:
- a CDS encoding alpha/beta fold hydrolase — encoded protein: MSTYSAPDGTRLALRVHGEGDGDPVVCVPGGPTDSRYLGDLGGLSGRRRLAVPDLRGTGRSAIPDDPASYRCDRLVDDIEALRLHLGLDRIDLLGHSAGANIVTQYAARHPHRLRRLALIGPGTRAVGLDVTGETRRRAARLREGEPWFPAAFAALEAITEGTGTDWDAISPFFYGRWDNAAERHHADSRPADTEAVARFGEKGAFDPPATRAALAGVTAPVLLLTGEFDLNSPPEVVAGLADLFPDAELVVQSGAGHYPWLDDPERFVTVTGDFLRRP